Proteins encoded in a region of the Gemmatimonadota bacterium genome:
- a CDS encoding class I SAM-dependent methyltransferase, with the protein MNDPHPTEEAGLLERSIRYYDRWYAGPPSPPRDFGAYLDLLRPLPPGGAWLDVGCGPGFMLREVRSLAGWRAVGVDLSLRALSSAGNLAGSAHALSADGEALPFPDATFDVVSALGTLEHFPSPERGAREIARVLKPRGRALVVVPNERFLGWQIRGMAGTEQRDNLELLLDRRGWGRLLGAAGLDVTRVGKDPWHTKPAPAPVRWLRRLANALIPVGRNYQFAFVSVRAEVVPHGGPD; encoded by the coding sequence ATGAACGACCCGCACCCCACGGAGGAGGCCGGCCTCCTCGAGCGATCCATCCGATACTACGACCGGTGGTACGCCGGGCCGCCGTCGCCTCCGCGCGACTTCGGGGCGTACCTGGACCTGCTGCGACCGCTCCCGCCGGGAGGGGCCTGGCTGGATGTTGGCTGCGGGCCCGGCTTCATGCTGCGCGAGGTCCGGTCGCTCGCCGGCTGGCGGGCGGTCGGGGTGGACCTGTCGCTGCGCGCCCTGAGCTCGGCCGGAAACCTGGCCGGGTCGGCGCACGCGCTCTCCGCGGACGGCGAAGCCCTCCCGTTCCCCGACGCAACGTTCGACGTCGTCAGCGCGCTCGGCACGTTGGAGCACTTCCCGAGCCCCGAGCGCGGGGCGCGCGAGATCGCGCGCGTCCTGAAGCCGCGCGGCAGGGCGCTGGTCGTGGTGCCGAACGAGCGCTTCCTCGGCTGGCAGATCCGCGGGATGGCGGGAACGGAGCAGCGTGACAACCTCGAGCTGCTCCTCGATCGGCGCGGGTGGGGCCGGCTGCTCGGAGCCGCGGGCCTCGACGTCACACGGGTGGGCAAGGACCCCTGGCACACCAAGCCGGCGCCGGCCCCGGTGCGCTGGCTCCGGCGGCTCGCGAACGCGCTGATCCCTGTGGGCCGCAACTACCAGTTCGCGTTCGTGTCCGTGCGCGCGGAAGTTGTTCCCCACGGGGGGCCCGACTAA
- a CDS encoding glycosyltransferase family 4 protein, giving the protein MRVLYIVTAYDRRPGDGITPWLVQTIDRLAARGVEVEVLAPSYRGLASGRVNDVMVHRFRYAPARLEALTHDQTAADRVRERPAYLALVPGFLAAAAAAAARVSRDGDFDLVHVHWPLPMAIPGLAARRAAGIPMVCSFYGVELTVARSAPVPFLVPFLRHVIRSADAVTAISNYTAGLVKALYERPVEIIPFGATTPVPDAPPPLDPAPPLRLLFVGRLVERKGVHYLLDAVARARDRVQLAADIVGRGPEKSALEARAAELGVADIVTFHGHVSDDQLIRHYERADVFVLPAAFDEKGDVEGLGVVLIEAMAYGRPAIASDAGGIPDIVRHGENGLLVPPGDAEALAAAIESLALDPARVADLGRRGREYVAERFGWPSVIGSLEALYARLTRAR; this is encoded by the coding sequence GTGAGGGTCCTCTACATTGTCACGGCGTACGATCGCCGACCGGGGGACGGCATCACGCCGTGGCTCGTGCAGACCATCGACCGCTTGGCGGCTCGGGGAGTGGAGGTGGAGGTGTTGGCTCCGTCCTACCGCGGACTGGCAAGCGGGCGGGTGAATGACGTCATGGTTCACCGCTTCCGGTACGCCCCCGCGCGCTTGGAGGCTCTCACGCACGATCAGACGGCGGCCGACCGGGTGCGCGAGCGGCCGGCCTATCTGGCCCTCGTGCCCGGATTCCTCGCGGCAGCGGCGGCGGCAGCGGCCCGGGTGTCCCGGGACGGAGATTTCGACCTGGTACACGTCCACTGGCCCCTACCCATGGCCATCCCGGGCCTGGCGGCGAGGCGGGCGGCCGGCATCCCCATGGTTTGCTCCTTCTACGGCGTCGAGCTCACGGTGGCGCGCTCGGCCCCGGTGCCCTTTCTGGTGCCGTTCCTGCGCCACGTCATCCGCAGCGCAGACGCCGTCACGGCCATTTCCAACTACACGGCCGGGCTCGTGAAGGCCTTGTACGAACGGCCGGTGGAGATCATCCCGTTCGGCGCGACGACGCCCGTCCCCGACGCTCCCCCTCCGCTGGACCCCGCGCCGCCGCTGCGCCTCCTCTTCGTCGGCCGGTTGGTCGAAAGGAAGGGCGTCCACTACCTTCTCGACGCCGTGGCACGGGCTCGCGATCGCGTGCAACTGGCGGCGGACATCGTGGGTCGGGGCCCGGAGAAGTCCGCCCTGGAGGCCCGGGCGGCCGAACTCGGCGTGGCGGACATCGTGACGTTCCACGGACACGTCTCCGACGACCAACTCATCCGCCACTACGAGCGCGCCGACGTCTTCGTCTTACCCGCGGCTTTCGACGAGAAGGGTGACGTTGAGGGGCTGGGGGTGGTCCTGATCGAAGCGATGGCGTATGGACGGCCCGCCATCGCCAGCGACGCGGGCGGGATCCCCGACATTGTCCGCCACGGTGAGAACGGACTCCTCGTTCCGCCGGGCGATGCCGAGGCCCTGGCCGCGGCCATCGAATCGCTTGCCCTGGATCCGGCACGGGTCGCGGATCTGGGACGC